In Arsenicicoccus sp. oral taxon 190, the following are encoded in one genomic region:
- a CDS encoding NAD(+) synthase: MPAETFYNAYAQGFARVAACTSPTHIADPARNADGIVAAARELHDDGVAVAVFPELGISGYALDDLFLQQPLLEAVDRELARVAAETRELRPILVVGAPLRHRNRLYNCAVVIHRGEILGVAPKANLPTYREFYERRHFAPGDDIRGEIDVAGGRVPFGPDLLFVATDVPGFVLHVEICEDMWVPVPPSAEAALAGATILANLSGSPITVARAEDRKLLARSASSRCLAAYVYAAAGEGESTTDLSWDGQTFVYENGDLLAESERFPAGPARSVADLDLDRLVAERLRMGTFDDNRRTHADRTECFRTIELQLQPPTGDIGLRRRVDRFPFVPDEAERLALDCYEAYNIQVSGLEQRMRAIGHPKAVIGVSGGLDSTHALLVCAQAMDRLGRPRTDILAYTMPGFATTEHTKSNAERLCEQLGVTFAELDIRPAATQMLRDMGHPFGRGEEVYDVTFENVQAGLRYDYLFRLANHQGGIVVGTGDLSELALGWCTYGVGDQMSHYGVNTGVPKTLMQHLIRWVVSSRQFSDEVGETLTSILDTEITPELVPTREGEVPQSTEASIGPYALQDFSLYHVLRRGYRPSKIAFLAWHAWHDAEAGDWPPGYPQDKHVAYDLPEIRRWLEVFCKRFVTQQFKRSALPNGPKVVNGGSLSPRGDWRMPSDASPALWLADLDTHVPS; this comes from the coding sequence ATGCCAGCCGAGACGTTCTACAACGCCTACGCCCAGGGCTTCGCACGCGTCGCCGCGTGCACCTCGCCGACCCACATCGCCGACCCGGCGCGCAACGCCGACGGGATCGTCGCGGCGGCCCGAGAGCTGCACGACGACGGCGTAGCGGTGGCGGTCTTCCCCGAGCTCGGCATCAGCGGCTACGCCCTGGACGACCTCTTCCTGCAGCAGCCGCTGCTCGAGGCCGTCGACCGCGAGCTCGCACGCGTCGCCGCCGAGACCCGCGAGCTGCGGCCGATCCTGGTCGTGGGCGCCCCGCTGCGGCACCGCAACCGGCTCTACAACTGCGCCGTCGTGATCCACCGCGGCGAGATCCTCGGCGTGGCACCGAAGGCCAACCTCCCCACCTACCGCGAGTTCTACGAGCGGCGGCACTTCGCTCCCGGCGACGACATACGCGGCGAGATCGACGTCGCGGGCGGGCGGGTGCCCTTCGGGCCTGACCTGCTCTTCGTGGCGACGGACGTCCCGGGCTTCGTGCTGCACGTCGAGATCTGCGAGGACATGTGGGTGCCGGTGCCGCCGTCGGCCGAGGCTGCGCTCGCCGGCGCCACGATCCTCGCCAACCTGTCCGGCTCCCCGATCACCGTGGCCCGCGCGGAGGACCGCAAGCTGCTGGCCCGGTCGGCGAGCTCGCGCTGCCTCGCGGCATACGTGTATGCCGCCGCAGGCGAAGGTGAGTCGACCACCGACCTGTCCTGGGACGGGCAGACCTTCGTCTACGAGAACGGCGACCTGCTCGCCGAGTCCGAGCGATTCCCGGCGGGGCCGGCGCGGTCCGTCGCGGACCTCGACCTCGACCGGCTGGTGGCCGAGCGGCTGCGGATGGGGACCTTCGACGACAACCGGCGCACCCACGCCGACCGCACCGAGTGCTTCCGCACCATCGAGCTGCAGCTGCAGCCGCCCACCGGGGACATCGGCCTGCGCCGCCGCGTCGACCGGTTCCCGTTCGTCCCGGACGAGGCCGAGCGGCTCGCGCTGGACTGCTACGAGGCCTACAACATCCAGGTGTCCGGGCTGGAGCAGCGGATGCGCGCGATCGGTCACCCCAAGGCCGTGATCGGGGTCAGCGGGGGCCTGGACTCCACGCACGCGCTGCTGGTGTGCGCGCAGGCCATGGACCGGCTCGGGCGGCCGCGGACCGACATCCTGGCCTACACGATGCCCGGGTTCGCGACGACCGAGCACACCAAGTCCAACGCGGAGCGGCTGTGCGAGCAGCTCGGCGTGACCTTCGCTGAGCTCGACATCCGCCCCGCCGCGACGCAGATGCTGCGCGACATGGGCCACCCCTTCGGGCGCGGCGAGGAGGTCTACGACGTCACCTTCGAGAACGTCCAGGCCGGGCTGCGCTACGACTACCTCTTCCGCCTCGCCAACCACCAGGGCGGCATCGTCGTGGGGACGGGCGACCTGTCCGAGCTCGCGCTCGGCTGGTGCACGTATGGCGTCGGCGACCAGATGTCCCACTACGGCGTCAACACGGGGGTCCCCAAGACGCTGATGCAGCACCTGATCCGCTGGGTCGTGTCGTCCCGGCAGTTCTCCGACGAGGTGGGGGAGACGCTGACCTCGATCCTCGACACGGAGATCACGCCCGAGCTCGTGCCGACCCGCGAGGGCGAGGTGCCGCAGTCCACCGAGGCGTCCATCGGCCCCTATGCGCTGCAGGACTTCTCGCTCTACCACGTGCTGCGGCGCGGCTACCGGCCGTCCAAGATCGCCTTCCTCGCGTGGCACGCCTGGCACGACGCCGAGGCCGGCGACTGGCCCCCCGGCTACCCGCAGGACAAGCACGTTGCCTACGACCTGCCGGAGATCCGTCGGTGGCTCGAGGTCTTCTGCAAGCGCTTCGTGACGCAGCAGTTCAAGCGGTCGGCGCTGCCCAACGGCCCCAAGGTCGTCAACGGTGGGTCGTTGTCACCGCGCGGCGACTGGCGGATGCCCTCCGACGCCTCACCAGCCCTCTGGCTCGCCGACCTCGACACCCACGTCCCCTCCTGA